From the genome of Prevotella herbatica, one region includes:
- the porV gene encoding type IX secretion system outer membrane channel protein PorV gives MKKYIIILSLIFTAMNASAQKTDIFNPVRTAVTSQTIAPDARAAGMGDIGAATDPDVNSQYWNPAKYPFTISRAGIALNYTPWLRQLVNDMDLATIAGYYRIGNYSAVSASMRYFNMGEVMMSSSETGSGDMTINPYEMSFDVAYSLMLSEKFSIAAGVRWIYSDLTYDYSEDTSPGSAFAADLAAYYQDYITIGQRECQLGLGLDISNIGSKINFGSDQNSEFIPTNMRLGASLMIPLDEFNKFTIAADANKLLVPTHPVQRDDESSIDYEARLQKDYYDVSSISGIFKSFSDAPGGFKEEMKEVNWSLGGEYTYNDKFSLRAGYHHESETKGNRKYFTVGASFKMNAFTLDAGYVIATAKSNPLDQTLRFTLAFDLDGIKDLFKKK, from the coding sequence ATGAAGAAATACATTATAATATTGTCGCTGATTTTTACGGCAATGAATGCATCAGCACAGAAGACTGATATTTTCAATCCTGTGCGTACAGCCGTAACGTCTCAGACGATTGCGCCGGATGCTCGTGCTGCGGGTATGGGCGACATAGGTGCTGCTACTGATCCAGACGTTAACTCGCAATATTGGAATCCAGCGAAGTATCCATTCACAATAAGCCGTGCAGGAATAGCACTCAACTACACGCCTTGGCTGCGCCAGCTTGTCAATGATATGGATCTTGCTACAATTGCTGGTTACTATCGCATTGGCAACTACAGTGCGGTGTCTGCCTCAATGAGGTATTTCAACATGGGAGAAGTTATGATGAGCAGTTCAGAAACTGGTTCTGGAGACATGACTATCAATCCGTATGAAATGTCTTTCGACGTGGCTTACTCACTAATGCTTTCTGAAAAATTCTCTATTGCAGCAGGTGTGAGATGGATTTATTCTGACCTTACTTATGATTACAGTGAGGATACTTCACCAGGAAGTGCTTTTGCGGCAGATTTGGCAGCCTATTATCAGGACTACATCACCATCGGACAACGTGAATGCCAGTTAGGACTTGGACTGGACATCTCGAATATAGGAAGCAAAATTAACTTTGGCAGCGATCAAAACAGTGAATTCATACCAACAAATATGCGTCTTGGAGCATCGTTGATGATTCCACTAGACGAATTCAATAAATTCACGATTGCAGCAGACGCCAACAAACTGCTTGTACCAACTCATCCGGTACAGAGAGACGATGAGTCAAGCATAGATTATGAAGCTCGACTACAGAAAGATTATTACGATGTATCGAGCATAAGTGGAATATTCAAGAGCTTCAGCGATGCGCCAGGTGGTTTTAAAGAAGAGATGAAAGAAGTAAACTGGAGTTTAGGAGGCGAATACACTTACAACGACAAGTTCTCTCTGCGCGCTGGTTATCATCATGAAAGCGAAACAAAAGGTAACAGAAAGTATTTCACCGTGGGAGCCAGCTTCAAAATGAACGCTTTCACCCTAGATGCAGGTTACGTGATAGCTACAGCAAAGAGTAATCCTCTTGATCAAACATTAAGATTTACACTTGCATTCGATTTAGACGGAATAAAAGATTTATTTAAAAAGAAATAA
- a CDS encoding glycoside hydrolase family 97 protein, with product MLFSKKKLGLLFLFSGCLSVAFADVKITSPNGQLEVNVSIDKKGSQEYGTPVFTLRKQVKENYQNVLVNAQMGLTTSQQDFSSLKWGEVGKSKKNKIDYTLLEGKQTHSTKIETEQTINFVNANQQVLSVVFKLANDGLAFRYQIKTSQDEKILKDLTIYPITEGTKRWIQKYIPDSYEAFYPLTTAGYDTNRPNNRLWAYPALMEISNGLYLFLTESNITYNHCASRLNNQTKPDAYQVEFADPSQSTEGDKWKSSWRVVLAGNLATLVQSTRVTDVADPNVLKKTDWIHPGSVSWIYWAYNHGSRDFKRVKEYIDLAIYMHWPYSLIDAEWDEMGNGGNVEDAVAYANSKKIGVMVWYNSSMNWVSNGAPGPFYRLNDPDKREKEFSWLEKIGVKGIKVDFFKGDDAQDMNLCIDILKSAARHHLMVVFHGATLPRGWQRTYPNLMTTEAVYGAEWYNNNGKMTHAAASHNATLPFTRNIVGSMDYTPGTFTDSQYPHITTHAHELALPILFESALLHNPDRPSAYEAMPAQVKKLFTTLPTVWDETRLLSGYPGTSVVIARRKDNTWYVGGINGTDQKLTLTFNPKQLAPNAKTFTLFTDGPDGRSFAIDAAKNAQQTIKIDCLPRGGFVAVVRR from the coding sequence ATGCTTTTTTCAAAAAAGAAATTAGGATTATTATTCCTTTTTAGTGGATGCCTTTCAGTGGCATTTGCCGATGTGAAAATCACGTCGCCCAACGGACAGTTGGAAGTGAACGTAAGTATTGACAAAAAAGGTAGCCAGGAATATGGCACACCAGTTTTTACGCTCCGCAAACAAGTAAAAGAAAACTATCAAAACGTTTTAGTGAATGCCCAGATGGGACTAACCACTAGCCAACAAGACTTTAGCTCCTTGAAATGGGGAGAAGTTGGAAAGAGCAAAAAGAACAAGATTGATTATACACTTTTAGAAGGAAAACAAACGCATAGCACAAAGATAGAAACAGAGCAAACAATAAACTTTGTCAATGCCAATCAGCAGGTGCTTTCGGTAGTCTTCAAACTTGCCAACGATGGTTTGGCTTTCCGTTATCAAATCAAGACTTCACAAGACGAGAAAATTCTCAAAGACTTAACCATCTATCCTATCACTGAAGGCACTAAACGCTGGATTCAAAAATATATTCCAGATAGCTATGAAGCCTTTTATCCCCTTACGACAGCTGGATATGATACCAACCGACCAAACAATCGTCTGTGGGCTTATCCTGCATTGATGGAAATATCAAACGGACTATATCTATTCCTCACCGAATCAAATATCACCTACAATCATTGTGCATCTCGATTGAACAACCAAACGAAACCAGACGCTTATCAGGTGGAGTTTGCTGATCCATCACAATCTACAGAAGGTGACAAGTGGAAATCGTCGTGGCGTGTTGTACTTGCTGGCAACTTGGCTACACTAGTTCAGTCTACAAGAGTGACCGATGTTGCAGACCCAAATGTTCTAAAGAAGACTGATTGGATTCATCCAGGAAGTGTGTCTTGGATTTATTGGGCTTATAATCATGGTTCACGCGACTTTAAGAGAGTAAAAGAATACATTGATTTGGCTATCTATATGCATTGGCCTTATAGTTTGATTGATGCAGAATGGGACGAAATGGGCAATGGTGGTAATGTTGAAGATGCTGTTGCCTACGCAAACTCAAAGAAGATAGGAGTAATGGTATGGTACAATTCTAGTATGAATTGGGTGAGCAATGGAGCACCAGGTCCTTTTTATAGACTCAACGACCCCGACAAAAGAGAAAAAGAATTCTCGTGGTTGGAAAAGATAGGCGTCAAAGGCATCAAGGTAGACTTTTTTAAGGGTGACGACGCACAAGACATGAATCTATGCATCGACATTCTTAAATCGGCAGCTCGTCATCATTTGATGGTGGTTTTTCATGGAGCAACCCTGCCTCGTGGATGGCAACGCACCTATCCAAACCTTATGACAACTGAAGCGGTTTATGGTGCGGAGTGGTACAATAACAATGGAAAGATGACTCATGCCGCTGCTAGCCATAATGCTACACTGCCATTTACTCGAAATATAGTAGGCTCAATGGACTACACTCCAGGAACTTTTACTGATTCTCAGTATCCTCATATCACCACACATGCACATGAACTGGCTCTTCCTATTTTGTTTGAGTCGGCTTTACTACACAATCCAGACCGTCCTTCAGCTTATGAAGCAATGCCCGCACAGGTAAAAAAGTTGTTTACTACTTTACCTACCGTATGGGATGAAACTCGCCTCTTGAGCGGATACCCAGGAACTTCAGTAGTTATTGCACGAAGGAAAGACAATACTTGGTATGTGGGAGGTATTAATGGAACTGACCAAAAGCTGACGTTGACATTTAATCCAAAGCAACTTGCACCAAACGCCAAGACATTTACACTCTTCACTGATGGTCCTGATGGAAGAAGTTTTGCTATCGATGCAGCTAAAAACGCCCAGCAAACTATTAAAATCGATTGTTTGCCTAGAGGAGGTTTTGTAGCAGTCGTTCGTCGTTAA
- a CDS encoding Bax inhibitor-1/YccA family protein yields MEVQDFERKIKEQEYGREFAFSAAFPALMRKVYLWMTFALAISGMVAYGVATSPNLLRVIYTNKLVFWGIMIAELVLVWKISNSVWKPNRSLASTTLMFTLFAALNGATLSYIFVAFAPAAIIKTFFVTAGTFGVTACFGYFTKKDLTSLGSLFFMGLIGLIIASVVNMFIMSSTMDLIISYVGVVLFVGLTAWDSQRIKHQLAMAQDMSEGSQKIALSGALSLYLDFINLFIYLLRIFGGRNN; encoded by the coding sequence ATGGAAGTACAAGATTTTGAAAGGAAGATTAAAGAACAAGAATATGGAAGAGAATTTGCGTTTTCAGCTGCATTTCCAGCATTGATGCGCAAAGTATATCTTTGGATGACCTTCGCGCTTGCTATTAGCGGGATGGTGGCCTATGGTGTTGCAACATCTCCTAACCTATTAAGAGTTATCTACACTAACAAACTAGTGTTCTGGGGCATTATGATTGCCGAACTCGTATTGGTTTGGAAAATCAGCAACAGCGTGTGGAAGCCTAATCGCTCTCTTGCTTCAACGACATTAATGTTTACGCTATTTGCAGCTCTCAACGGTGCCACATTGTCATATATCTTTGTTGCGTTCGCTCCTGCCGCTATCATAAAGACATTCTTTGTCACAGCTGGCACATTCGGCGTTACGGCTTGTTTCGGATATTTCACTAAAAAGGATCTTACAAGTCTGGGTAGCCTTTTCTTTATGGGACTCATTGGACTAATCATTGCGTCTGTTGTCAATATGTTTATCATGAGCAGTACAATGGACTTGATAATAAGTTACGTTGGAGTTGTTCTATTTGTTGGTCTTACAGCTTGGGACAGCCAGCGTATCAAGCATCAGCTTGCAATGGCTCAGGATATGAGCGAGGGTTCACAGAAGATTGCTCTGTCAGGTGCTTTAAGCCTTTATCTAGACTTCATTAACCTGTTTATTTATCTGTTGAGAATATTCGGAGGCAGAAACAATTAA
- a CDS encoding GH92 family glycosyl hydrolase, with amino-acid sequence MRRIQFIISLFFALSIHAQYTKFVDPKIGSEGQGRVFIGPSMPYGMVKPGPDCVSMPNAGWEKMPEAVKGFSQTHVSGTGGGQKYGNILIQPFKGSIQKTEYPQHRSAETMSLGYYSCDYIEGPHTEITTSERCAIYRFSGLDGLFVDAHTFLGIDTIPDKREAQQFVGSEVNINGEYEITGYSTVRGGWNNGGPYTVYFCLRSDVPFKKSMTQDNKYAWVMFDKPRVNIKIGISFVSTDKARQNIVSCGFDDQLAHLRSTWNGLLSKIKINASELQSRMFYTALYHTMLMPVDRSGENPNWTAVPYYDDYYAIWDTYRTSSPLITLLSPQRQRDIVNSLINIYDNEGYMPDARSGNCNGRTQGGSNADIVIADAFAKGLSGIDYEHAFKAMIKDAEVAPIDAEKEGRGGIAEYNSLGYIPYGIDRAGNRTVEYSYDDWCIAQVAKGLGYKALYDKYIKRSGNWRNLWRSDYQWHGMRGFIMPRDADGNWLDSVVWGKSKVYHPLIPYTPDTKVAPWYIPWWGTFFYEALSAEYSLSIPHYVKGLIEACGGKDRFVKRLDTFFENNHYNVANEPSFMTPYLYHWADRPELSCERIRQIIHDNYSDRPDGLPGNDDSGAMSSWLVWNMLGLYPVAGQNLYLVGSPLIKSYSIDLPNGRTLNVDAKGNRWKMKFIRHEDILKGGTLHLPDHNALAKSPKTKEAERTRAFNLSPSATTHLCKFVLNRQYRNWIVKCDLSNNDTLQLLCNNSLYCIPKTVIENAEGFCWYSPQKGSDIYKCNETFLFISFKALSELKRDGMFVYNGITWRKINADANIITVKADVDGTVMKISTSAELPWVVEMRNNPLGIDWNLELND; translated from the coding sequence ATGCGCCGTATTCAGTTTATTATATCATTGTTTTTTGCGTTGTCTATTCATGCGCAATACACTAAGTTTGTAGATCCTAAAATAGGCAGTGAAGGACAAGGACGTGTCTTTATAGGTCCGTCAATGCCGTATGGGATGGTTAAGCCTGGTCCTGATTGTGTATCAATGCCAAATGCTGGTTGGGAGAAAATGCCTGAAGCCGTAAAGGGATTCAGTCAGACTCATGTTAGCGGAACAGGTGGTGGACAGAAATATGGCAATATTCTTATCCAACCATTCAAGGGATCAATTCAGAAAACAGAATATCCTCAGCATCGCAGTGCAGAGACAATGTCATTGGGATATTATTCGTGTGATTATATCGAAGGTCCTCACACCGAAATTACTACTAGCGAACGTTGTGCAATCTATCGTTTCAGTGGACTTGACGGTCTGTTTGTTGATGCGCATACCTTCCTAGGTATAGACACCATTCCCGATAAACGTGAGGCGCAGCAGTTTGTTGGCAGTGAGGTAAATATAAATGGCGAATATGAAATAACAGGATACTCCACAGTTAGAGGAGGTTGGAATAATGGTGGACCCTATACAGTGTATTTCTGTCTTAGAAGCGATGTGCCGTTTAAGAAGAGCATGACCCAAGATAACAAATATGCGTGGGTGATGTTTGATAAACCACGTGTGAATATAAAAATTGGAATATCTTTCGTTTCAACAGACAAGGCAAGGCAGAATATCGTTAGTTGTGGATTTGATGATCAATTGGCGCATCTTCGCAGTACGTGGAATGGTTTGCTCTCAAAAATTAAAATAAATGCATCTGAATTGCAGTCACGAATGTTCTATACTGCACTTTATCATACAATGCTGATGCCTGTAGACCGAAGCGGTGAAAATCCTAATTGGACGGCTGTTCCGTATTATGATGATTACTATGCAATATGGGATACCTATCGCACTTCGTCTCCGCTTATCACACTCCTGTCTCCACAAAGGCAGCGTGATATCGTGAACTCGCTTATAAACATATATGACAACGAAGGCTACATGCCAGATGCACGAAGTGGAAACTGTAACGGAAGAACACAGGGTGGAAGCAATGCAGATATTGTAATTGCCGACGCATTTGCTAAGGGACTCTCTGGTATAGACTATGAACATGCATTCAAGGCAATGATAAAAGATGCCGAAGTGGCTCCCATTGATGCTGAGAAGGAAGGACGTGGAGGAATTGCAGAATATAATTCATTGGGGTATATCCCTTATGGAATAGACCGTGCTGGAAACAGAACCGTTGAATACAGTTATGATGACTGGTGTATTGCGCAAGTAGCAAAAGGGTTAGGATACAAAGCTCTCTATGATAAATATATCAAGCGCTCAGGCAACTGGCGTAATCTATGGCGTAGTGATTATCAGTGGCATGGAATGCGTGGATTTATTATGCCTCGTGATGCCGATGGTAATTGGCTGGATTCTGTCGTATGGGGTAAATCCAAAGTCTATCATCCGCTCATTCCATATACTCCTGATACGAAGGTCGCACCGTGGTATATTCCTTGGTGGGGAACATTCTTTTATGAGGCGCTTTCTGCAGAATATAGTTTAAGCATTCCTCATTATGTAAAAGGGCTTATTGAAGCTTGTGGAGGTAAAGACAGGTTTGTAAAGCGACTCGATACATTTTTTGAAAACAATCATTATAATGTGGCTAATGAACCAAGTTTTATGACCCCTTATCTGTATCATTGGGCAGATAGACCAGAACTTAGTTGCGAGCGTATCAGACAGATTATACATGATAATTACAGTGATCGTCCTGATGGTCTTCCTGGTAATGACGATAGTGGGGCAATGTCTTCATGGTTAGTCTGGAATATGTTGGGACTTTATCCTGTTGCAGGTCAGAATCTTTATCTTGTAGGTTCACCGCTTATAAAGTCGTATTCAATAGATTTGCCAAATGGCAGAACATTGAACGTTGACGCAAAAGGCAATAGATGGAAAATGAAATTCATCAGGCATGAGGATATTCTTAAAGGAGGAACATTGCACTTGCCTGATCATAATGCGTTGGCAAAGTCACCGAAAACGAAAGAAGCAGAAAGAACACGTGCTTTTAACCTATCACCAAGTGCAACAACACATCTTTGTAAATTCGTTCTTAATAGGCAGTATCGAAACTGGATTGTCAAGTGTGATTTATCAAATAACGATACATTGCAACTTTTATGTAATAACTCGCTCTATTGCATTCCAAAGACAGTAATCGAGAATGCAGAAGGATTCTGTTGGTATAGTCCACAGAAAGGTAGTGATATTTATAAATGCAATGAAACATTTCTTTTTATTTCATTCAAAGCCTTGAGTGAATTAAAACGTGACGGCATGTTTGTATATAATGGGATTACATGGCGAAAGATTAATGCTGACGCAAATATCATTACAGTTAAGGCTGATGTAGACGGCACGGTAATGAAAATATCTACATCGGCAGAATTGCCATGGGTGGTTGAAATGCGCAATAACCCATTGGGAATAGATTGGAATCTGGAATTAAATGATTAA
- a CDS encoding GH92 family glycosyl hydrolase: protein MKKALSLLLLLLCFVSLSYAQKSREQMGGVYYAYPVPQNITYSKVPEGYHAFYISHYGRHGSRWLPSDSRYEWVNSQFADDSNLTKLGKSLKKRLAKVWKNAMGNGGKLTALGASQHCGIADRMYANFPEVFNGNKVTAHASIVGRCVKSMQVFSDELNKLMIGKAIVEQTADSADMAWIAYDSPEMKVLSSRTKVKAYINGQRFAAALFKDPSKISDPDKLMGEIHAIASDMQDVELKIRFDDVINDEECRAVYEQNNERMWICNGQSPDNYSAPSRSAFSLWNDIETKADNAVANGNTSADLRFGHDTALYHLMSLLGISTLSDERVDKMDEVVPMAANLQMIFYTNGKNVIVKLMLNEHEVKLFGLRQESPYFQWDALKKYVHKRMQNALLHKQIEAINTMVGTDFSVTSNSTYGRGKEEHGQTLPAAFEPNGMNFWTPQTQDTEQKCLAPYYYRDKKFQGFRASHWMVGGCTQDYGSFTLMPEMDVLRLKPEERASRFSHADEISHPDYYSVVLPDEHLQAEMTGMSHTAMFRFKYNKSGKAYFVVNANSDEKEGFVAVDTARNCIYGYNPVHRIYQGWGEKAGFNGWFAVQFEDPIVEYGVKDSIAYVAFDVNEGDEILAKASTSFVDMKGVFNNIAQEVPHWEFYDTRCRVVSSWQSKLAKVIVESPDTAAVNKFYGALYRASFLPRAFSDKDGRYPSFSGGKKIMQHSLGTFAGRPIYRRVYQDFSMWDTYRALCPLNIIIDNKTGGYLQSLVDMYQQGGWLPIFPAWNSYTAAMIGDHCSAALAEGIVKNVSGFDEKIAYEAMRKNAFESPKTFEEYKNGMGRRALKSYLKYGYIPMEDSVMEAFHTHEQVSRTLEYAYDDYALAQAAKVLGKTDDYKLLMKRAANWRNVINPVTGWADGRYKNGKWLNNKDILSRVPFITEGAAIHYSFYVPHDVYGLIKVMGGKDKYVSKLDYLFGKSNTSDDSTFTKSYYWHGNEPCHQIPYMYAYAGEPWKTQRILRHIMDNEYLDVPGGLSGNDDAGQMSAWYMFSAIGFYPVCPASQYYVIGTPTFKKVAIGEFVIEAENVSEKNFYIQSATYNGKPYTHNYITHEMVKGNGVLKFVMGPNPNKNWGSASNDCPPDLMK from the coding sequence ATGAAAAAGGCCCTATCTTTATTGTTACTGCTTTTATGCTTCGTCAGTCTTTCTTATGCTCAGAAGTCACGAGAGCAGATGGGCGGTGTTTACTATGCATACCCAGTTCCGCAAAATATCACGTACTCAAAAGTTCCTGAAGGCTATCATGCATTCTATATTTCGCATTATGGTCGTCATGGTTCACGTTGGCTGCCATCAGACTCACGCTACGAATGGGTGAATAGTCAGTTTGCTGACGATTCTAATCTCACTAAGTTGGGAAAGAGCCTTAAAAAACGACTTGCAAAAGTTTGGAAGAATGCCATGGGTAATGGTGGAAAACTCACTGCTCTTGGTGCTTCGCAGCATTGCGGTATTGCCGATAGAATGTATGCAAACTTTCCCGAAGTCTTTAACGGAAATAAAGTAACAGCCCACGCTAGTATTGTTGGGCGATGCGTTAAAAGTATGCAGGTGTTCAGTGACGAATTGAATAAATTGATGATAGGAAAGGCAATTGTTGAACAAACTGCCGATTCTGCTGATATGGCTTGGATTGCTTACGACTCACCAGAAATGAAGGTTCTCTCGTCACGAACAAAAGTTAAGGCTTATATCAATGGACAGCGTTTTGCTGCTGCATTGTTTAAAGATCCTTCAAAGATATCAGATCCAGATAAATTGATGGGAGAGATTCATGCTATTGCTTCTGATATGCAGGATGTTGAATTGAAGATAAGGTTTGATGATGTTATAAACGATGAAGAATGTCGTGCCGTATACGAACAGAACAATGAGCGTATGTGGATTTGCAATGGTCAGTCTCCTGATAATTACAGTGCACCTTCACGTTCTGCATTTAGCCTTTGGAATGATATTGAGACTAAGGCTGATAATGCTGTTGCAAATGGTAATACGTCTGCTGACCTCAGATTCGGACACGATACAGCATTGTATCATCTAATGTCGCTTCTAGGTATTTCAACTCTTTCTGATGAACGTGTTGATAAGATGGACGAGGTCGTTCCTATGGCTGCAAACTTGCAAATGATATTTTATACCAATGGTAAAAATGTAATTGTGAAGCTGATGCTTAATGAGCATGAAGTGAAACTATTTGGACTGCGCCAGGAAAGTCCTTACTTTCAGTGGGATGCTTTAAAGAAGTATGTGCATAAGAGAATGCAGAATGCTTTGTTACATAAACAGATTGAGGCTATCAACACAATGGTTGGAACGGACTTCTCTGTTACCAGTAATTCCACTTATGGTAGGGGTAAAGAGGAACATGGACAGACTCTGCCTGCTGCATTTGAACCTAATGGAATGAACTTCTGGACTCCGCAGACACAAGATACAGAACAGAAATGTCTTGCTCCTTATTATTATCGAGATAAGAAGTTTCAAGGATTCCGTGCAAGTCATTGGATGGTAGGTGGATGCACTCAGGACTATGGTTCTTTCACTCTTATGCCAGAGATGGACGTACTTCGCCTTAAACCGGAAGAGCGTGCTTCACGTTTTAGCCATGCAGATGAAATTTCTCATCCTGATTATTATTCTGTCGTACTGCCTGATGAACACCTTCAAGCAGAAATGACAGGAATGAGCCACACAGCAATGTTCCGTTTTAAGTATAATAAAAGTGGTAAAGCCTATTTTGTCGTAAATGCAAATAGTGACGAGAAAGAAGGCTTTGTTGCTGTAGACACTGCAAGAAACTGCATTTATGGTTACAATCCAGTGCATCGCATTTATCAAGGTTGGGGTGAAAAGGCTGGTTTCAATGGCTGGTTTGCCGTACAGTTTGAGGATCCTATTGTGGAATATGGTGTTAAGGACTCGATAGCTTACGTTGCTTTCGATGTAAATGAAGGCGATGAGATACTAGCCAAGGCTTCAACAAGCTTTGTTGACATGAAGGGTGTATTCAATAATATCGCCCAAGAAGTTCCACATTGGGAATTTTATGACACTCGTTGTCGTGTTGTCTCATCTTGGCAAAGCAAGTTGGCAAAAGTAATTGTAGAGTCTCCCGATACTGCTGCCGTTAACAAGTTCTATGGCGCTTTGTATCGTGCTAGTTTCCTTCCTCGTGCATTCAGTGACAAGGATGGTCGCTATCCGTCTTTCTCTGGTGGGAAGAAGATTATGCAACATTCTCTAGGGACATTTGCTGGCAGACCAATCTATCGTCGCGTTTATCAGGATTTCTCAATGTGGGATACTTATCGTGCATTGTGTCCGCTGAATATTATAATTGATAATAAAACAGGTGGTTATCTGCAAAGTCTTGTTGATATGTATCAGCAAGGCGGTTGGTTGCCTATATTCCCAGCATGGAATAGTTACACTGCTGCCATGATTGGTGATCATTGTAGTGCAGCTCTTGCTGAAGGAATCGTGAAAAATGTAAGTGGATTTGATGAAAAGATTGCTTATGAAGCAATGCGCAAGAATGCCTTTGAGAGTCCAAAGACTTTTGAGGAATACAAGAATGGAATGGGACGCCGTGCCTTGAAGAGCTATTTGAAGTATGGATATATTCCTATGGAAGATAGTGTTATGGAGGCTTTCCACACGCACGAGCAGGTGAGCCGCACTCTTGAATATGCTTATGATGATTATGCCTTGGCTCAGGCTGCAAAGGTCTTGGGCAAGACAGATGATTACAAACTGCTTATGAAGCGTGCTGCTAATTGGAGAAATGTAATTAATCCTGTTACCGGTTGGGCTGACGGACGCTATAAGAATGGTAAATGGCTTAACAATAAGGATATATTGAGTAGGGTGCCATTCATCACTGAGGGAGCAGCAATTCATTATTCTTTCTATGTTCCACATGATGTTTATGGATTGATTAAGGTTATGGGTGGAAAAGATAAATATGTGTCTAAATTGGATTACCTCTTCGGAAAATCTAATACTTCAGACGATTCTACCTTCACAAAATCATATTATTGGCATGGAAATGAACCGTGTCATCAGATTCCTTATATGTATGCCTATGCTGGAGAACCATGGAAGACTCAGCGAATACTTCGCCACATCATGGATAATGAATATTTAGATGTCCCTGGTGGACTAAGCGGTAATGATGATGCCGGACAGATGAGCGCATGGTATATGTTCTCGGCAATTGGATTTTATCCTGTTTGTCCTGCTTCACAATATTACGTAATTGGAACGCCTACATTCAAAAAAGTAGCTATTGGTGAATTCGTAATAGAAGCAGAGAACGTTTCGGAAAAGAATTTCTATATACAGAGTGCAACTTATAACGGAAAACCTTATACTCATAACTACATTACTCACGAAATGGTGAAAGGAAATGGAGTGTTGAAATTTGTTATGGGACCAAATCCTAATAAGAATTGGGGTAGTGCAAGCAACGATTGTCCACCTGACTTAATGAAATAA
- the ispF gene encoding 2-C-methyl-D-erythritol 2,4-cyclodiphosphate synthase has product MIRVGMGYDVHKLVEGRDLWLGGIKINHSLGLLGHSDADVLIHAICDAILGAANMRDIGYHFPDTSEATLNMDSKIILKKTVELISNKGYHIGNIDATVCAERPKINPHVSEMTKCMAEVMGIDEELISIKATTTEKLGFTGREEGMSAYAVCLIEK; this is encoded by the coding sequence ATGATAAGAGTAGGAATGGGATACGACGTTCACAAGCTTGTTGAAGGTCGAGATTTATGGTTGGGTGGAATAAAGATTAATCACTCATTGGGTTTGCTAGGGCACAGTGATGCCGACGTATTGATTCATGCTATTTGCGATGCCATTCTGGGTGCTGCAAACATGCGTGATATTGGCTATCATTTTCCTGACACCAGCGAAGCCACTCTGAATATGGACAGCAAGATTATATTGAAAAAAACTGTTGAACTCATTTCAAATAAGGGTTACCACATCGGTAATATTGACGCAACAGTGTGTGCAGAGCGACCAAAGATTAATCCACACGTTTCTGAAATGACAAAATGTATGGCAGAGGTTATGGGTATTGACGAAGAGCTGATTTCAATTAAAGCTACAACAACCGAGAAACTCGGATTCACTGGTCGTGAGGAAGGGATGTCAGCCTATGCAGTTTGTCTTATTGAAAAATAA